One window from the genome of Paraclostridium sordellii encodes:
- a CDS encoding IdeS/Mac family cysteine endopeptidase (This family includes IgM or IgG-cleaving cysteine proteases.), with translation MHKKLISSLLLGSILITPIYTYANPKLSDISGHWAKKEINQFISSGYVNGYEDNTFRPDNSITRAEFVKLVNKYFGFNNKEDINFSDINTNDWYYNDICIASKSGYINGYEDKTFKPNKTITREEVSKILISIKNKQDNVYDKLNKYPDKNKVSNWAKPYVEGAIEQGYLKGNDLGFLNPTNNITRAESITILSRVSKEKPEIKDETKNEPPVITAKEDLILEVGQKFDTSMLNVKVSDKEDKNLDVKYEGNVNSDLPGDYTITITATDSKGLTTTKKVTVLVKAKPEIKNEPPVITAKENLILEFGQKFDTSMLNVKVSDKEDKNLDVKYEGNVNSDLPGDYTITITATDSKGLTTTKKVTVLVKAKAEIKNELPVITAKDLTIKQGDKFEYSMLSAQAKDMEGKNISNSIVYSGKVNTSKPGEYPIVLTVKDEKGTTNSLKVKVIVKSINKLPIDNKNKLILQNILDDKTSNIKVHKDIHGTIESYDVFSKGVTPPSDDDYTILNLAGYTIPVTPYKPGMGWYDANKVFHMAGDDYLCSGAAAANMLNWWMDQNTDYINRYLDLHGENSTCINQKWGISQNATISNFRKNPDDLFRYITKCFGNPDKKGIHPRNALFWFLNGHDLNYRLPENKIDDRGGFFQDVFDDFSITGQMGCSYFPDLNYCLLDNLHKNKGIGISYDTPFGSAHIVSLWGAKFDINGNLLGVFVTDSNDKDTLIDSKSGNTYGMIYMNVVKEANTGKARLTNKVTPNGNIGAPVLDLYTLDTGKSIWEDYFKSINAK, from the coding sequence ATGCATAAAAAATTAATAAGTTCATTGTTATTAGGTTCTATTTTAATTACACCTATCTATACCTATGCTAATCCTAAGCTAAGTGACATTTCTGGACATTGGGCTAAAAAGGAAATAAATCAATTTATATCTAGTGGATATGTAAATGGATATGAGGACAATACTTTTAGACCGGATAATTCAATAACAAGAGCAGAGTTTGTAAAATTAGTAAACAAATATTTTGGATTTAATAATAAAGAAGATATAAATTTTTCTGATATAAATACAAATGATTGGTACTATAACGATATCTGCATAGCCAGTAAATCTGGTTATATAAATGGATATGAGGATAAAACATTTAAGCCAAATAAAACGATAACTAGAGAAGAAGTTTCTAAAATACTTATATCTATAAAAAATAAACAAGATAATGTATATGATAAATTAAATAAATATCCTGATAAAAATAAAGTTTCCAATTGGGCTAAGCCATATGTTGAAGGAGCTATAGAACAAGGATATTTAAAAGGTAATGATTTAGGATTTCTTAATCCTACAAATAATATAACTAGAGCAGAATCAATAACAATATTATCAAGAGTGTCAAAAGAAAAACCTGAAATTAAGGATGAAACTAAAAACGAACCTCCAGTTATAACTGCAAAGGAAGATTTAATACTTGAAGTTGGTCAAAAATTTGATACTTCTATGTTAAATGTTAAAGTTTCTGATAAAGAAGATAAAAACTTAGATGTCAAATATGAAGGAAATGTTAATTCTGATTTACCTGGAGATTATACTATAACTATCACTGCCACAGACAGTAAAGGATTAACAACTACTAAAAAAGTAACTGTCTTAGTAAAAGCAAAACCTGAAATTAAAAATGAACCTCCAGTTATAACTGCAAAGGAAAATTTAATACTTGAATTTGGTCAAAAATTTGATACTTCTATGTTAAATGTTAAAGTTTCTGATAAAGAAGATAAAAATTTAGATGTCAAATATGAAGGAAATGTTAATTCTGATTTACCTGGAGATTATACTATAACTATCACTGCCACAGACAGTAAAGGGTTAACAACTACTAAAAAAGTAACTGTCTTAGTAAAAGCAAAAGCTGAAATTAAAAATGAACTTCCTGTTATAACTGCAAAGGATTTAACAATAAAACAAGGTGATAAATTTGAATATAGTATGCTAAGTGCTCAAGCTAAAGATATGGAAGGAAAAAATATATCTAATTCTATAGTTTATTCAGGAAAGGTAAACACTTCTAAACCAGGTGAATACCCTATAGTTTTAACTGTTAAAGATGAAAAAGGAACAACTAACAGTTTAAAAGTTAAAGTAATTGTTAAATCAATAAATAAATTACCTATAGATAATAAGAATAAACTTATACTACAAAATATATTAGATGATAAAACAAGTAATATTAAAGTACATAAAGACATCCATGGAACAATAGAAAGTTATGATGTTTTTTCAAAAGGAGTTACTCCACCAAGTGATGATGATTATACTATCTTAAATTTAGCTGGGTACACAATCCCTGTTACTCCATATAAACCAGGAATGGGTTGGTATGATGCTAACAAAGTTTTCCATATGGCTGGAGATGATTACCTTTGTTCTGGAGCTGCAGCAGCAAACATGTTAAATTGGTGGATGGATCAAAATACTGATTACATAAATAGATATTTAGATTTACATGGAGAAAATTCAACTTGTATTAACCAAAAATGGGGAATTTCTCAAAATGCAACTATTTCTAACTTTAGAAAAAATCCCGATGATTTATTTAGATATATTACAAAATGCTTTGGAAATCCAGATAAAAAAGGTATCCACCCTAGGAACGCTCTGTTTTGGTTCTTAAATGGTCATGATTTAAATTATAGATTACCTGAAAATAAAATAGATGATCGTGGTGGATTTTTCCAAGATGTATTTGATGATTTTAGTATAACAGGTCAGATGGGATGTTCATATTTTCCAGATCTAAATTATTGTTTATTAGACAATCTACATAAAAATAAAGGTATTGGGATATCTTATGACACTCCATTTGGATCTGCTCATATAGTATCTTTATGGGGGGCAAAATTTGATATAAATGGTAATCTTCTCGGAGTATTTGTCACAGATTCAAATGATAAAGACACATTAATTGATAGCAAAAGTGGTAATACTTATGGAATGATATACATGAATGTAGTTAAAGAAGCCAATACTGGAAAAGCTAGATTAACCAACAAAGTTACTCCTAACGGAAACATAGGAGCACCTGTTCTAGATTTATACACACTTGATACAGGTAAATCAATTTGGGAAGATTACTTTAAATCTATAAATGCAAAATAA